Part of the Archocentrus centrarchus isolate MPI-CPG fArcCen1 chromosome 4, fArcCen1, whole genome shotgun sequence genome is shown below.
acaagaatatccgggtttttccaaatagaaagccatggatgaatggaaaggtgcagagcttactcagagaaaggaacatcgccttcagagctggtgatggggcgctttacagcgctgccagagccaacctgaagaggggcatcagggaggccaaggctgtgtataagaggaggattgaggactgtttccagagccacgacttcaggcaggtgtggcaaggggttcggcatattttgaactacaaacccagcctgttagttgatcagtgtaacatcaatctggcagaggagctgaacagcttctttgcacgctttgaggtacagcaatcagagacagccatccaacatccctcagcaggcagcagcagcatcctcaggctgcaagagcaagaggtgaggcgtatgctggaaactgtgaaccccaggaaagctgtggggcccgatggtgtctctggacggatactgaaggtctgtgcggctcagctggctggtatttttaccagcatttttaaccagtccctgagccaggctgctgtcccttcctgcctgaagtcctccattatcgtccccatccccaagaagaacactatcagaggtttgaatgactacaggccagtagcactcacaccaattgttatgaagtgctttgaaaagcttgtccgggctcacgtcatctccagtctctcccccagactagacccccaccagtttgcctacagagccaaccggtccacagaggacgccattgccacggccctccactctgccttctctcacctggagcagggggggaactacgctcggctgctctttgtggacttcagctcggcgtttaacaccatccttcctggcagactggtgactaaactgtcagatctggggataccacgctccacctgtctttggatcaaggacttcctgacagaccgttcccagagggtaagagtaggtccccacctctcttcagccatcagcctcagcaccggctctccacagggctgtgtgctgagtcccctactcttcaccctctacacacatgactgcacctccatacatgccagtaactgcatcattaagtttgcggatgacaccactgtggtggggctcatatcaggcggggatgagtcagcataccgggacgaggtgcagcggctgtcaaggtggtgcagtgagaataacttgatcctgaacaccactaagacaaaggagatggtagtagactttaggaggacaacacatgtcattcaacctctgttcatcgagggggatgaagtggagctggtttcagattttaggttcctgggagtacatctgcaggatgatttgacctggagtatcaatacgaccagcatttacaggaaggcccaacagagactgcatttcctgagggttcttaggagcaactatctgacccagaatctgctggtgtccttctaccgttgctctgtagagagcatcctgacctactgtctgtgcgtgtggttcaacagctgcacagcagcagacaggaaaacactccagcgaatcatcaacacagctcaaaagatcataggctctTTTGAGCTGTGTTGATGGCTGAGTGTTTCTCAATCACGTTAGCATACGACTATCGTGGGTCACGTCTGTGAGATGCGTCACTGCTGAGATCACGCGAGAGCTGTGCGTAAGTAATATGGCGGTATAGTAAACAAACCGGTGCAACTCAGGTAAATCAAACCAATATATTTATACCAAAATAGAATTATTCCTAATACTAACCTCTGCCTATTAATTCTTTCAATATAACAAACTGGACGAGGAAACATTGTACAGCCTGGAGAGCTACGTCGACGAGTGCTTTGACAACTTCGTGATgggcaaaccacaaaaaaatcctgctaCCACGGCCACACCAACTCCTAAACGCACTCGTTCCGAGTGCTCAACAAGCACATCCACATTATCCCCAGAGAAAAGCTTCACTGATGTCCTGGACTCCATCGACAAGAAGCTAACTAGCCTAGATGCCCGacttgccttggtggaggttttaCACAAGGAATTCCAACAGCTGAGGGTGTCGTTGGAGTTTAGCCAAGAGCAGGTGAAGGCGCTTGCTGTCGAGAACCAAACGCTGAGGGACACCGTGAAACAACTCACCGATGGGATGACACAGCTGACcggggaaaacaagaaaatgagggaGACCATTCTGGACATCCAGGCTCGGAGCATGCGGGACAACCTCGTCTTCTCCGGGATCCCAGagcaagcagaggaggatgccgAAGCCTCGGTTCGCGAATTCCTCCAGCATCAGCTGAAACTCCCGAGTGAAGCggtaaaaaatataactttccATCGTGTTCACCGGCTCGGAGGTAAGAAGCCCGATAACAAATGGCCTCGGCCAATTGTAGCTAAATTTGAACATTACAAGCAAAAAGAGCAGGTCAGGAGTCGGGGCAGAGAGCTGCGTGGAACACACTACAGTGTTAATGAACAATTTCCAAAAGAGATTCTCGATCGGAGGCGAGTATTATTTCCAATAAGGAAGAAATACATCACTGAGGGCGTCAGAGCTACggtagctgtagataagctttaTGTTAACGGTCAGCTGTACAGGGACCGGGAGGTTACCCCATGGCTTTATTAGGAGCAACTTCATGTTAATTTAAAGCATGTAATTGATTAGATAAGAGATAAACTTAAACCGCGGCCGGTCTACAGGTCTCTATATAACAATTAATGcacagctctttgttttgttatcatgttgtttttttttctttttttatgcttggctctttggtgtttgcactgtttcatttctctctcactttacactcctttttcttcttctttttttgcacccaacatgtttgccacacggacatacagcacacacactgccatacaggatacacagtcatgcaggacacgtacacatgcgcacacaaggTCATGGAGGACACATGCGAGGACGCGCGCACACATCTttagtaaacacacaacacttcacctgttaatctaaacatgagcacactcaagtttgtctcatggaatgtacgcggagttggttcaagggaaaagagagtgaaaattattaatcggttaaatgatttacaggctgacgttgtgtttctacaggagacacatgtgtccagaacatctgcgcacacactctcctctccacagttccctcacatgtactcagcctgctacaactccaaacaaagaggtgtagccatattgattaacaaaaagataaactgcatcattagaaatactacatcagacccagaaggtagatttataatactcaatttaactattcaaaatatagatttatgcattgctagtatatatgggccaaatgttgatgacccctccttctttcataccttcttcactttgctgtccgatcactctgacaccacacttataataggaggagacttcaacctggtacttaatgcagatattgacaggctcagtacagcagtgagtcagaggaactggcagtctgcagacattcttaaacagtacatgaaggattttggtctttgcgatgcttggcgttcacatcaccccactctgaaagattatagtttcttctcaccagtacacaagtctcactcccgcttagattactttttagttagcagctccatgatgatggatatcacagacactcagattcaccctatcactatcagtgatcatgcaccggtgtctatgtctctgacacagaaaagagtcacaccaccaaccaggaactggagatttaatacatcattacttaaagaacaagatttcattaattatttcaaaaaggagtggtcagcatatttagaaaataatgatcaacctggaatatcaccatgtgttctttgggaagcaggaaaagcagtaatgaggggcaaaataatatcttactgcttgcataagaaaaataaagaaaaagcacttgtgttagaattagaacagaaaattaaatctttagaaactgcctatgccgcttcaccacaagaacatataattaacaacatgaggaaactaaaactggagttaaatgaaataattgataaaaggacacaattcatgttgcagaggctgcgtttagaaaacttcgaacatggaaataaatctggaaaatttttggctaaccagttaaaactatataaagaaaaaacagccatttattctattaaagactcaactggtaatattacccacgacccacaacaaataaataactcttttagagacttctatgaagccttatactcatcgcagattaatccatctgatgctgaaattgaagaatatcttaataacattaatctacctaaactaaatgatgaacaggccgcgactcttgattcgcctctttcatcatctgaattttacgaagcaatacagcatctcccaaataataaagccccaggcccagatggttttgaggcagagttttataaagaattttggtctgtactaagaccctcttttctcagaatggtggctcagattcagagcaatcatgcggtctctccaaacatgaactctgctaacattagtctacttcttaaaccaggcaaagaccccacactcccatccagctacaggccaatctctctgattaatgtagaccttaaaataatttgcaaagtccttgccagaaggttagaaaaaatcactccatctattatacatccagaccaaacaggttttatcaagggtcggcactctgccaataatacacgcagactgataaatataatagattactgttctattaataaattagaaaccacagttgtctctttagatgcagagaaggcatttgatagggtaaattggaaatttctgttagcagttctacacaaatttggatttggttcatccttcaaaaactggatcagaacattatacagctctccaaatgcacgtgttagaacaaatgatcttatttcccaaagcttcagtctgcagagaggcaccagacagggctgcccactttctccttcactctttgtcattttcattgaaccactagcagcaacaatccgacaaaatgtagatattaaaggaattcaaacagaaaacacagaccacaagataagcctttatgctgatgatgtattacttttccttgagaactcacaaacttctcttctaaaaacaatcacacttatagataagttctcatctatatcagactactccatcaattggagtaaatcaaacgttttacctctaaattgtaattttcagaacaccacgaccacctcactacaatctggcaatattaaatatttaggtgttaatttttcccccaggctgtcagacctggtacggttgaatcatattcctctattaaaaacagtagaggatgatctcacacgttggaactctctacctatatctatcatggggagagttgccacagtaaaaatgatgattttgcctaaaatcaattatttgttttcactgatccctaataaaccttctgttgcctggtttaaatctctAGACTCAAACatggatggaggtcaaacgtctggcgtcctggtgcagccacaataacctggtactgaacgcccagaagacagtggagattatagtggactttaggaagcacacagcccctctaccctccatcatcctgactgacacccccatcaccacagtggactcttctcgcttcctgggaactaccatcacccaggacctcaagtgggagcccaccatcacctctgtcatcaaaaaggcccagcagaggatgtacttcctgcggcagttgaagaaattcaacttgccagcaaggaccatggtgcagttctatactgccatcattgagtccatcctcacctcctccatcactgtgtggtacgctggagccaccactagggacaaacagagactacagcgcgttgtgcactctgctgagaaggtgattggctgtaacctcccatctctccaggacctgtacacctccaggacactggggcgtgcaggtcggatcacagccgaccactctcaccctgggcacagactttttgaccctctcccctcaggcaggaggctacggtccatacggaccagaacctcccgccataagaacagtttcttcccctctgctgttggactcatgaacaattaccctaagactgctaccaccaccctccacaaacgctgatgaccctatgtctatgcacctgtctgactgcactgatgtacatattagtggaatatagtctacattcttttatcttttaattagtctctgcactgtatattttgtaattttgtaatattgtgctatagttatagctctaatatctctgtatatttgcaatttgtatacttgtatattgtcttatagtttttatacttatttgtttttttctgtaagcacgaagtaccgcagcaatttcctaatgctgtgaacctgttcacccatatggcaataaaaaccttctgattctgattctgattctgattctgatttcaaaatttttgtggaaaaataaaacctcaagaataagtttaaaaaatttacaaaagctaaaatgcagtggtggtctagaactcccaaacttttatcactatttcttagccaatagattacagtatatttcaagatggatcaaatcaagccctttagacagcccatggctggatttagaacaaacactctgtggaaaagtgaaaatctctgacttacctttcattagcgtcagtattaaacatcatagcggttttaaaagtcttaacataaacacctctctgacagcctggtgggaattcttaaagataacaaagtcttcacttatcccatgtgaaccgacacccatttggaacaatccagatatatgtcagaaaaaaacagtactgaacttctcaacatggcaagagaaaggaataaagaacttagaacatgttattcacgatgggacctttatttcatttgaagaacttatttccaaatatgaaattagcaatagcaaatttctcgaataccagcagttgaggtctatcatacaggcaaggtttaatttaaataatttaaaatta
Proteins encoded:
- the LOC115778849 gene encoding uncharacterized protein LOC115778849 translates to MGKPQKNPATTATPTPKRTRSECSTSTSTLSPEKSFTDVLDSIDKKLTSLDARLALVEVLHKEFQQLRVSLEFSQEQVKALAVENQTLRDTVKQLTDGMTQLTGENKKMRETILDIQARSMRDNLVFSGIPEQAEEDAEASVREFLQHQLKLPSEAVKNITFHRVHRLGGKKPDNKWPRPIVAKFEHYKQKEQVRSRGRELRGTHYSVNEQFPKEILDRRRVLFPIRKKYITEGVRATVAVDKLYVNGQLYRDREVTPWLY